A single genomic interval of Haloterrigena salifodinae harbors:
- a CDS encoding phosphomannomutase has protein sequence MTLFGTAGIRGPVEEITPSLALSVAQAAGEPGSTFVVGRDGRETGPALAAAVEAGLESAGADVYRLGQVPTPTLAFASRGRRGVMLTASHNPPTDNGIKLFVDGVEYDRQAEREIEDQLADGSSPAVADWDEWGRPAELDILDRYRDAVIDFVRDRFDGAEHAVSSSGPLAELSIAVDCGNGMASLATPQVLERLGADVVAVNATVDGHFVARESKPTPETLAEFIDFLAGSEASLASERRGATAARADQFDLGLAHDGDADRLVVLGPDGDVIHEDTILAVVAAHYAETSDADDPVVVTTPNASARIDEQVREAGGRVERVRLGALHEGIARERAEGGPDTEIVFAAEPWKHIHTAFGGWIDGVASAAVVAALVAEAGDAATLRDPVTERPYRKVSVDCPDDAKTDAMAALESDLPDAFPDAAVDTDYGVRLEFEDASWILVRPSGTEPYVRLYAESDAVDELVAEAREVIESAVAASR, from the coding sequence ATGACGCTATTCGGGACTGCCGGGATCCGCGGTCCAGTCGAGGAGATCACCCCGTCGCTGGCGCTTTCCGTCGCGCAGGCCGCCGGCGAACCGGGGTCCACATTCGTCGTCGGCCGCGACGGCCGGGAAACCGGACCCGCGCTCGCCGCCGCCGTCGAAGCCGGCCTCGAGAGCGCCGGCGCGGACGTCTACCGCCTCGGGCAGGTGCCGACGCCGACGCTGGCCTTCGCCTCGCGCGGGCGACGCGGCGTGATGCTCACCGCGAGCCACAACCCGCCCACGGACAACGGGATCAAACTCTTCGTCGACGGCGTCGAGTACGACCGACAGGCCGAACGGGAAATCGAAGACCAGCTCGCGGACGGCTCCTCGCCCGCGGTCGCCGACTGGGACGAGTGGGGTCGGCCGGCCGAACTCGATATTCTCGATCGGTATCGCGACGCCGTTATCGATTTCGTCCGCGACCGCTTCGACGGTGCGGAGCACGCGGTCTCGTCTTCGGGTCCGCTCGCCGAGCTCTCGATCGCCGTCGACTGCGGCAACGGCATGGCGTCGCTGGCGACCCCGCAGGTCCTCGAGCGGCTGGGCGCCGACGTCGTCGCGGTCAACGCCACCGTCGACGGCCACTTCGTCGCCCGCGAGAGCAAACCGACGCCCGAGACGCTCGCGGAGTTCATCGACTTCCTCGCGGGGAGCGAGGCATCGCTCGCCTCGGAACGGCGGGGCGCCACCGCCGCGAGGGCCGACCAGTTCGATCTCGGACTGGCCCACGACGGCGACGCCGACCGGCTGGTCGTCCTCGGCCCCGACGGCGACGTGATCCACGAGGATACGATCCTCGCCGTCGTCGCCGCCCACTACGCCGAGACGAGCGACGCCGACGACCCTGTCGTCGTCACCACGCCCAACGCCTCAGCCCGGATCGACGAGCAGGTTCGCGAGGCCGGCGGCCGCGTCGAACGCGTCCGTCTAGGTGCGCTTCACGAGGGGATCGCGCGGGAGCGAGCTGAGGGAGGTCCGGACACCGAAATCGTCTTCGCCGCCGAACCCTGGAAACACATCCACACCGCCTTCGGCGGCTGGATCGACGGCGTCGCCAGCGCCGCCGTCGTCGCCGCGCTGGTCGCCGAGGCCGGCGACGCGGCGACCCTTCGCGACCCCGTCACCGAACGCCCCTACCGGAAGGTCAGCGTCGACTGTCCCGACGACGCCAAGACCGACGCGATGGCCGCCCTCGAGTCCGATCTCCCCGACGCCTTCCCCGACGCTGCAGTCGACACGGACTACGGCGTCCGCCTCGAGTTCGAGGACGCCTCCTGGATCCTCGTCCGCCCCAGCGGGACCGAACCCTACGTGCGCCTCTACGCCGAGAGCGACGCCGTGGACGAACTGGTCGCCGAGGCCCGGGAGGTCATCGAGTCGGCCGTCGCGGCCTCGCGGTGA
- the cdd gene encoding cytidine deaminase, which produces MTESELLEAARTVQDSAHVPYSEYPVGAALETADGEVFVGCNLENANFSNSLHAEEVAIAEAVKKGHRDFSRLAVSSGRRDGVTPCGMCRQTLAEFCDDDLIVICDEGEGEAPSEYTLGELLPNTITEEMLE; this is translated from the coding sequence ATGACCGAGTCCGAGTTACTCGAGGCCGCCCGTACCGTCCAGGATTCCGCCCACGTCCCCTACTCCGAGTATCCCGTCGGCGCCGCGCTCGAGACCGCCGACGGCGAGGTCTTCGTCGGCTGTAACCTCGAAAACGCTAACTTCAGCAACAGCCTCCACGCCGAGGAGGTGGCGATCGCCGAGGCGGTCAAAAAGGGCCACCGCGACTTTTCGCGACTCGCGGTCAGTTCCGGCCGCCGTGACGGCGTCACGCCCTGCGGAATGTGCCGCCAGACCCTCGCCGAGTTCTGCGACGACGATCTGATCGTGATCTGCGACGAGGGCGAGGGCGAAGCGCCCAGCGAGTACACGCTGGGCGAACTGCTGCCGAACACGATCACCGAGGAGATGCTCGAATAG